The Shewanella japonica genome has a window encoding:
- a CDS encoding DUF2066 domain-containing protein, giving the protein MPKFLLQILLFVLLSVGLTTSSMSAEVGLLDEADIVVSSRAKSERQQALKTALSAVFVKNSGLPSAVSHPLVKAQINQPEVLLTQYGYSEIDDELVLKANFDHKRIISTLRQAELPVWGKQRPLTLLWVSIEDNGERHILSDISDMDTRTQIELESSNKGIPVILPLMDLDDVMKINVSDVRGMFTDVVSEASKRYRADYFAIADMDQVGGFVRFQVSLFDKESDSAVMQPLIHHQAEVIDYETATNQILSTLAEYFVSQYAFADSGNSATTHLSLVGVQNMAQLVEIEAYLNQLSAIKSVSLHQFKADTVTYKLSLFGTADDLQKLLNINKRLTQLDTLNQSEPVDAVLPNPESEEDFKTELTETLIYQWH; this is encoded by the coding sequence ATGCCAAAATTTTTATTACAAATTTTGTTATTTGTCCTGCTTTCAGTAGGATTAACAACAAGTAGCATGTCTGCTGAAGTCGGCTTATTAGATGAAGCGGATATTGTTGTCTCTTCACGTGCTAAATCTGAACGTCAACAAGCATTAAAAACGGCACTTTCCGCTGTATTTGTAAAAAATTCCGGTTTACCTTCTGCAGTTTCACATCCATTAGTAAAGGCTCAGATTAACCAGCCTGAAGTGTTATTGACTCAATATGGTTACAGTGAAATTGACGATGAGTTAGTCCTAAAAGCTAACTTTGATCATAAAAGAATTATTTCAACACTTCGCCAGGCTGAGTTACCTGTTTGGGGCAAGCAACGTCCTTTAACCCTATTGTGGGTGTCAATTGAAGACAATGGCGAGCGTCATATCTTGTCTGACATTTCTGATATGGATACTCGTACTCAAATTGAGCTGGAATCAAGCAATAAAGGCATTCCCGTTATTTTGCCCTTGATGGACTTAGACGATGTGATGAAAATCAATGTCTCTGACGTCCGAGGTATGTTTACTGATGTTGTTTCTGAAGCCTCAAAGCGTTACCGCGCAGATTATTTTGCTATTGCGGATATGGATCAAGTCGGCGGATTTGTTCGCTTTCAAGTTTCGTTATTTGATAAAGAAAGTGACTCAGCTGTAATGCAACCGCTTATTCATCATCAGGCTGAAGTGATTGATTATGAAACGGCTACTAATCAAATATTATCAACACTTGCCGAGTACTTTGTTAGCCAATATGCCTTTGCTGATAGTGGTAATAGTGCAACGACACATTTGTCGTTAGTTGGTGTCCAAAATATGGCTCAGTTAGTCGAGATTGAAGCTTATTTAAACCAATTAAGTGCAATAAAATCTGTCAGTTTACATCAGTTTAAAGCAGATACAGTGACTTATAAATTATCACTATTTGGTACTGCTGATGATTTACAGAAATTACTGAATATCAATAAAAGATTGACCCAACTTGATACACTAAATCAGTCTGAACCCGTTGACGCTGTGTTACCAAACCCAGAGTCAGAGGAAGACTTTAAGACGGAACTAACAGAAACATTGATATATCAGTGGCATTAA
- a CDS encoding uracil-xanthine permease family protein gives MNRLFIPLQGAQMLFVAFGALVLMPLLSGLDTSVALFTAGIGTLIFQVITKRQVPIFLASSFAFIAPIMYGVQTWGIPATMGGLMVAGFVYVILGALVKVKGSGFIHKLLPPVVVGPVIIIIGLGLAPMAVNMALGKTGDGSTVLVEPNIALFIALMSLATTVAVAVFAKGVLKLMPILAGILVGYGLSLFFGIVDFSPVHQAAWLAMPNFVAPEFHWQAILFMIPVAIAPAVEHIGDLLAISNVTGKDYMKKPGLHRTLTGDGVATMAASAFGGPPNTTYSEVTGAVTLTKNFDPRIMTWTAITAICLAFIGKLGALMQTIPLPVMGGIMCLLFGSIAAVGLGTLIRNQVDLNEPRNLSIVGVTLVFGIGGMAFGIGEFSLTGISLCGLVAIVMNLILPKTPETTKAP, from the coding sequence ATGAACCGTTTATTCATTCCTTTACAAGGTGCGCAAATGTTATTTGTGGCCTTTGGTGCATTAGTATTGATGCCATTACTGAGTGGTTTAGATACGAGTGTTGCCCTTTTCACTGCGGGTATCGGTACCCTAATCTTTCAGGTCATCACTAAAAGACAAGTTCCAATATTTCTCGCATCATCCTTTGCCTTTATCGCCCCGATTATGTACGGCGTACAAACCTGGGGAATACCTGCCACCATGGGCGGGCTGATGGTAGCAGGTTTTGTTTATGTCATTTTAGGTGCTTTAGTTAAAGTGAAAGGCAGCGGTTTTATTCATAAACTCTTACCGCCTGTCGTTGTCGGTCCGGTGATTATTATTATCGGTTTAGGCCTTGCACCTATGGCTGTGAATATGGCATTGGGTAAAACGGGCGATGGGAGTACAGTGCTGGTCGAGCCTAACATCGCACTGTTTATTGCATTAATGTCATTGGCAACCACAGTCGCTGTAGCAGTATTTGCCAAAGGGGTATTGAAATTAATGCCAATCCTAGCAGGTATTCTTGTTGGTTATGGTCTTAGTTTATTTTTCGGAATTGTAGACTTCTCCCCAGTTCATCAAGCTGCTTGGCTTGCCATGCCAAATTTTGTCGCACCAGAGTTTCACTGGCAAGCCATCCTCTTTATGATCCCAGTTGCTATTGCTCCAGCGGTTGAACATATCGGTGATCTGTTAGCAATATCTAACGTAACTGGCAAAGATTACATGAAAAAACCTGGGTTACATCGCACGCTTACTGGCGATGGTGTTGCAACAATGGCAGCGTCCGCTTTTGGTGGACCACCGAATACAACCTACTCAGAAGTGACTGGCGCAGTGACGCTTACTAAAAACTTCGATCCTAGAATTATGACTTGGACAGCGATTACCGCTATCTGTTTAGCCTTTATAGGAAAATTAGGTGCGCTCATGCAAACCATTCCATTACCCGTGATGGGCGGCATCATGTGTTTGCTTTTCGGTTCTATTGCAGCTGTGGGGCTCGGTACGTTAATTCGTAACCAAGTTGACTTAAACGAACCACGTAATTTAAGTATTGTGGGAGTGACATTAGTATTTGGTATTGGTGGTATGGCTTTCGGTATCGGAGAATTTAGTTTAACTGGGATAAGTTTATGTGGCTTAGTTGCCATTGTAATGAACCTAATTTTACCTAAAACCCCCGAAACAACTAAAGCGCCATAA
- a CDS encoding Grx4 family monothiol glutaredoxin, which translates to METVDKIKQQISENPIILYMKGSPKLPSCGFSSQVAQVMINCGEQFAFVDILQHPDIRAELPKFANWPTFPQLWVEGELIGGCDIITEMYQKGELQPIIKETADKFRTEEGAE; encoded by the coding sequence ATGGAAACAGTAGACAAGATTAAACAGCAAATCAGTGAAAACCCAATTATTTTATATATGAAAGGTTCTCCAAAGTTACCAAGCTGTGGTTTTTCATCTCAAGTCGCTCAAGTTATGATTAACTGTGGAGAGCAGTTTGCATTCGTTGATATTTTACAGCATCCAGATATCCGTGCTGAATTACCAAAATTTGCTAACTGGCCAACATTTCCACAATTGTGGGTTGAAGGTGAATTAATTGGTGGTTGTGACATCATCACTGAAATGTACCAAAAAGGCGAATTACAGCCAATTATCAAAGAAACTGCTGATAAGTTCCGTACTGAAGAAGGCGCTGAGTAA
- the sodB gene encoding superoxide dismutase [Fe] has translation MAFELPALPYAKNALAPHISEETIEYHYGKHHNTYVVKLNGLVEGTEFANKTLEEVVKTSTGGMFNNAAQIWNHTFYWNCLAPNAGGAPTGPIADAINAAFGSFEEFKAKFTDSAVNNFGSAWTWLVKNADGTVSIVNTSNAATPLTDESVTSLLTVDVWEHAYYIDYRNVRPNYMAAFWELVNWDFVNANFAG, from the coding sequence ATGGCTTTCGAATTACCAGCATTACCATATGCTAAGAACGCACTTGCACCACACATTTCTGAAGAGACTATTGAATATCACTACGGTAAGCATCACAACACTTACGTTGTTAAGCTTAATGGTCTTGTTGAAGGTACTGAATTTGCTAACAAAACATTAGAAGAAGTTGTTAAAACTTCTACTGGTGGCATGTTCAACAACGCTGCTCAAATCTGGAACCACACTTTCTACTGGAACTGTTTAGCTCCAAATGCTGGCGGCGCACCTACTGGTCCTATCGCTGATGCAATTAACGCAGCTTTCGGTTCTTTCGAAGAGTTCAAAGCTAAGTTTACAGATTCTGCTGTAAACAACTTCGGTAGCGCTTGGACTTGGTTAGTAAAAAATGCTGACGGTACTGTTTCTATTGTTAACACTAGCAATGCTGCTACTCCGTTAACTGACGAGTCAGTAACATCACTACTAACAGTTGATGTTTGGGAACATGCTTACTACATCGATTACCGTAACGTTCGCCCTAACTACATGGCTGCGTTCTGGGAACTTGTTAACTGGGATTTCGTTAACGCAAACTTCGCGGGTTAA
- a CDS encoding PrkA family serine protein kinase — MGIFEHFQQRYEQKLDEEYSLQQFLEICKEDRSAYVSAAERMLMAIGESETIDTSKDPVLSRIFSNRLITHYPSFKDFYGMEESIEQIVSYLKHSAQGLEESKQILYLLGPVGGGKSSLAEKLKSLMQKVPIFILTANGVRSPVNDSPLCLFDAEEDGELLSKEYNIPTRYIKTIMSPWAVKRLHEFGGDITKFKVVKVYPSILDQTAIAKTEPGDENNQDISALVGKVDIRQLEHFSQDDADAYAYSGALCRANQGVMEFVEMFKAPIKVLHPLLTATQEGNYNGTEGLSALPYNGMILAHSNESEWTTFRNNKNNEAFLDRVYIVKVPYCLRVSEEIEIYQKLLSNSELSKAPCAPGTLETLAQFSILSRLKAPENSSIYSKMRVYNGETLKDTDPKAKSFQEYRDYAGVDEGMNGLSTRFAFKILSRVFNFDDTEIAANPVHLFYVLEKQIEQEQFPNEISEKYLEFLKGYLIPKYVEFIGKEIQTAYLESYSEYGQNIFDRYVTYADFWIQDQEFRDPETGQLFDRSALNAELEKIEKPAGISNPKDFRNEIVNFVLRARANNEGNNPLWTSYEKLRVVIEKKMFSNTEDLLPVISFNAKTSADDQRKHDDFINRMMEKGYTQKQVRLLSEWYLRVRKSS, encoded by the coding sequence ATGGGCATATTCGAACATTTCCAACAACGTTATGAACAAAAGCTAGATGAAGAATATTCATTACAACAGTTTCTTGAAATCTGTAAGGAAGACAGAAGTGCGTATGTTTCAGCCGCCGAAAGAATGCTAATGGCAATTGGTGAGTCTGAAACAATTGATACATCAAAAGATCCTGTTTTAAGTCGTATTTTTTCAAACCGACTTATTACTCACTATCCAAGTTTTAAAGATTTCTATGGGATGGAAGAATCAATTGAACAAATTGTTTCTTACTTAAAACATTCAGCTCAAGGATTAGAAGAGTCTAAACAAATACTTTATCTACTAGGGCCAGTTGGTGGCGGTAAGTCATCTTTAGCAGAAAAACTTAAGTCACTCATGCAAAAAGTACCGATTTTTATTTTAACGGCAAATGGCGTGCGTAGTCCTGTTAACGATAGTCCACTGTGTTTATTTGACGCAGAAGAAGACGGAGAACTACTAAGCAAAGAATATAATATTCCTACTCGATACATTAAAACCATCATGTCACCTTGGGCAGTGAAACGGTTACATGAGTTTGGTGGCGATATTACTAAATTTAAAGTAGTTAAAGTATATCCTTCTATTCTTGATCAAACTGCAATCGCTAAAACTGAACCAGGAGATGAAAATAACCAAGATATATCGGCATTAGTCGGTAAAGTAGATATTCGTCAGCTTGAACACTTCTCACAAGATGATGCCGATGCCTATGCCTATTCTGGGGCTTTATGTCGAGCAAACCAAGGTGTGATGGAATTCGTTGAGATGTTTAAAGCACCGATAAAGGTACTGCATCCACTATTAACAGCCACTCAAGAAGGTAATTATAACGGAACAGAGGGATTATCGGCCCTTCCCTACAACGGTATGATATTGGCTCATTCGAACGAATCTGAGTGGACAACGTTTAGGAACAATAAAAATAATGAAGCATTTTTAGATAGGGTTTATATCGTTAAAGTGCCATATTGTTTACGTGTATCCGAAGAAATTGAAATTTACCAAAAACTGTTATCAAACTCCGAGTTATCTAAAGCGCCTTGTGCACCTGGAACACTAGAAACCTTAGCGCAATTTAGTATTTTATCCCGTCTAAAAGCACCAGAGAACTCGTCAATCTATTCAAAAATGCGCGTGTATAACGGCGAGACATTGAAAGATACCGATCCCAAAGCAAAATCCTTTCAAGAGTATCGTGATTATGCAGGCGTCGACGAAGGCATGAACGGGTTATCAACCCGCTTTGCGTTCAAGATACTATCTCGAGTATTCAACTTCGACGATACAGAAATTGCAGCTAACCCTGTGCATCTGTTTTATGTCCTCGAAAAACAAATCGAGCAAGAACAATTCCCTAACGAAATCAGTGAAAAGTATTTAGAGTTTTTAAAAGGGTATCTAATTCCTAAATATGTCGAATTTATCGGAAAAGAAATTCAAACTGCCTATTTAGAATCCTATTCCGAATATGGCCAAAATATTTTCGATAGGTACGTCACCTATGCTGATTTCTGGATTCAAGATCAAGAGTTCAGAGACCCAGAAACAGGCCAACTGTTCGATAGATCAGCTTTAAATGCCGAACTTGAGAAAATTGAAAAGCCTGCAGGAATAAGTAACCCTAAAGATTTTCGAAATGAAATCGTTAACTTTGTTCTTCGTGCACGTGCCAATAATGAAGGCAACAACCCACTTTGGACAAGTTACGAAAAACTACGAGTGGTGATTGAGAAAAAAATGTTTTCTAACACCGAAGATTTACTCCCCGTTATTTCATTTAATGCGAAAACATCTGCTGACGATCAACGTAAGCATGATGATTTTATCAACCGAATGATGGAAAAAGGCTATACCCAAAAACAAGTAAGACTGCTATCAGAATGGTACTTAAGAGTCCGTAAGTCATCATAA
- a CDS encoding YeaH/YhbH family protein — protein MANFIDRRLNAKGKSTVNRQRFIERYKKQIKKSVSEAVTRRSVTDIDKGEKISIPTRDISEPIFHQGQGGIRERVHPGNDQFNQGDQIERPKGGGAGEGSGEGDASNSGEGKDEFLFEISNDEYLELLFEDLALPDLQQTNAKQMVEFETYRAGFTNVGVPANINIVRSLRSSHARRIAMTAGKKKKLAQLKAELSNLENTPGTQAEVIIDLKQQIDDLQKKIDSVPFIDSFDLRFNNFAKREKPSSQAVMFCLMDVSGSMDQATKDMAKRFYILLYLFLTQTYKNLEVVYIRHHTQAKEVDEHEFFYSQETGGTIVSSALNLMHEIQQERYPADEWNIYAAQASDGDNWADDSPVCKQVLAEKILPVSRYFSYIEITRRAHQTLWREYENLQQDYANIAVQHIREVDDIYPVFRELFKKQPS, from the coding sequence ATGGCAAATTTTATTGATAGACGCCTAAACGCTAAAGGTAAAAGCACTGTAAACCGTCAACGATTTATTGAACGATATAAAAAACAAATCAAAAAGTCTGTCAGTGAAGCAGTGACACGCCGCAGCGTGACCGACATTGATAAAGGCGAGAAGATCAGTATTCCGACACGAGATATCAGTGAGCCCATTTTTCATCAAGGACAAGGTGGCATAAGAGAAAGAGTCCACCCAGGCAACGACCAATTTAATCAAGGCGATCAAATCGAGCGCCCTAAAGGTGGTGGTGCAGGTGAAGGAAGTGGCGAAGGTGATGCATCAAATTCTGGTGAAGGTAAAGATGAGTTTTTATTTGAGATATCAAATGATGAATACCTAGAATTGCTATTTGAAGATTTGGCTCTGCCTGACTTACAGCAAACCAACGCCAAACAAATGGTGGAATTTGAAACCTACCGCGCCGGTTTTACCAATGTCGGTGTACCTGCCAATATAAACATCGTTCGTTCTTTACGGTCTTCACATGCAAGACGCATTGCAATGACCGCAGGAAAAAAGAAAAAACTCGCACAATTAAAAGCTGAGTTATCAAATCTTGAAAACACTCCCGGTACCCAAGCTGAAGTTATAATCGATTTAAAACAACAAATTGACGACTTACAGAAAAAAATTGATAGCGTTCCTTTTATAGATAGTTTTGATTTACGTTTTAATAATTTTGCTAAGCGTGAAAAACCTTCAAGCCAAGCGGTAATGTTCTGCCTAATGGATGTCTCAGGTTCTATGGATCAAGCAACTAAAGACATGGCAAAGCGGTTTTATATCTTGTTATATCTTTTTCTAACGCAAACGTACAAAAACTTAGAAGTCGTTTATATACGCCATCATACTCAAGCTAAAGAAGTCGATGAGCATGAGTTTTTTTATTCACAAGAAACAGGCGGCACAATTGTATCAAGTGCATTGAATTTAATGCATGAAATCCAGCAGGAACGTTACCCTGCCGATGAATGGAATATCTATGCAGCACAGGCATCAGACGGCGACAATTGGGCTGATGACTCCCCTGTCTGTAAACAAGTTTTAGCAGAAAAGATTTTACCAGTATCTCGTTATTTCAGTTACATAGAAATTACCCGACGCGCCCACCAAACCCTTTGGCGAGAATACGAAAACCTACAACAAGATTATGCAAATATTGCAGTGCAACATATCCGTGAGGTGGATGATATCTACCCTGTTTTCCGTGAGTTATTTAAAAAGCAGCCTAGCTAA
- a CDS encoding SpoVR family protein gives MTNHKAKAKQPLSDGPDWSFDLLEAYMTEIEKVAAFYKLDSYPNQIEVITAEQMMDAYAGIGMPIGYTHWSFGKRFIETEQGYRRGQMGLAYEIVINSDPCIAYLMEENTITMQALVMAHASFGHNSFFKNNYLFKTWTDASSIIDYLVFAKNYIHECELKYGVEQVELTVDSCHALMNYGVDRYKRPAEVSFKEEQMRQKDRESYLQSQVNDLWRTVPKNLDENQQENSASFPDEPQENILYFIEKNAPLLEPWQREIVRIVRKMAQYFYPQKQTQVMNEGWATFWHYTILNHMFDEGTVTDRFMLEFLQSHTGVVAQPAYNSPYYSGINPYALGFNMFVDIRRICESPTEEDIKWFPDIAGSDWLTTVTFAMENFKDESFISQYLSPKVIRDFKLFSILDDDSCNRLSVSAIHDDRGYHLIREKLSQQYNLSNLEPNIQVQRVDINGDRSLTLRYVPNNRIPLAGSHEEVLKHLHRLWGFDVSIEQVDASGKTTVLAQCPTKEEQQKMTTL, from the coding sequence ATGACGAATCATAAAGCCAAAGCAAAACAGCCATTAAGTGATGGGCCAGATTGGAGCTTTGATTTACTTGAAGCTTACATGACTGAAATTGAAAAAGTGGCTGCTTTTTATAAACTCGATAGCTACCCAAATCAAATTGAAGTGATCACTGCTGAGCAAATGATGGATGCATATGCAGGTATTGGTATGCCAATTGGTTACACTCATTGGTCTTTTGGTAAACGATTTATAGAAACTGAACAAGGTTACCGTCGTGGCCAAATGGGATTGGCCTATGAAATTGTAATTAACTCAGATCCTTGTATTGCTTATTTAATGGAAGAAAACACCATCACAATGCAAGCTTTGGTGATGGCTCATGCAAGCTTTGGACATAACAGTTTTTTTAAAAATAACTATTTGTTCAAAACTTGGACTGATGCAAGTTCAATTATCGACTATTTAGTTTTTGCTAAAAACTACATTCATGAGTGCGAGCTTAAATATGGAGTGGAACAAGTCGAGTTAACTGTAGATTCTTGCCATGCACTAATGAATTATGGTGTGGACCGATATAAGCGACCCGCTGAGGTGTCGTTTAAAGAAGAGCAAATGCGTCAAAAAGATCGTGAGAGCTACTTACAAAGTCAGGTGAACGACTTATGGCGAACGGTACCTAAAAACCTCGATGAAAACCAACAAGAAAACAGTGCATCCTTTCCTGATGAACCACAGGAAAATATTCTCTATTTTATTGAAAAAAATGCGCCACTGCTTGAGCCTTGGCAGCGAGAAATTGTAAGAATAGTTAGAAAAATGGCGCAATATTTTTACCCACAAAAACAAACCCAAGTCATGAATGAAGGCTGGGCAACGTTCTGGCATTACACCATCCTAAATCACATGTTTGATGAAGGTACTGTTACCGATAGGTTCATGCTTGAGTTCTTACAAAGCCACACAGGGGTTGTCGCACAACCTGCGTATAACAGTCCGTATTATAGTGGGATAAACCCTTATGCTTTAGGCTTTAACATGTTTGTAGATATCCGAAGAATATGTGAATCCCCTACTGAAGAAGATATAAAGTGGTTTCCTGATATCGCTGGCAGTGACTGGCTTACAACCGTTACCTTTGCGATGGAAAACTTTAAAGATGAAAGTTTTATCAGCCAATACCTTTCGCCTAAAGTGATCCGTGATTTTAAATTATTCAGTATTCTTGATGATGACAGCTGTAATCGATTATCAGTATCAGCTATTCACGATGATCGAGGTTACCACCTCATTCGTGAAAAACTATCGCAGCAGTATAATCTATCCAACCTTGAACCAAACATCCAAGTTCAACGAGTAGATATAAATGGTGATCGGTCATTAACATTACGGTATGTGCCAAACAATCGAATACCGCTAGCTGGGAGTCATGAAGAAGTGTTAAAACATTTACATCGTTTATGGGGCTTCGATGTCAGCATTGAACAAGTTGATGCAAGTGGTAAAACAACAGTCTTAGCTCAGTGTCCCACAAAGGAAGAACAGCAAAAAATGACTACACTATAG
- the fadR gene encoding fatty acid metabolism transcriptional regulator FadR, whose protein sequence is MINAKGPASFAEKYIVRSIWENKFPPGSILPAERELSELIGVTRTTLREVLQRLARDGWLKIQHGKPTQVNNFWETSGLNILETIADLNPDGFPLLVDQLLSARANVSAIYFRGAVRNNPEKAQEVLAKIHELEETAEAYADYDYELHHALAFSSGNPLYVLILNGFKGLYSRVGRYYFSSQEARTIALDFYKALEKLAQEGKYTEVPALMKSNGINSGIMWQKLRDDMPAEIAKNDK, encoded by the coding sequence ATTATCAATGCAAAAGGTCCTGCAAGTTTTGCAGAGAAGTATATCGTCCGTTCTATTTGGGAAAATAAATTCCCACCAGGTTCAATTTTACCTGCTGAGCGAGAACTATCAGAGTTAATTGGTGTCACTAGAACCACGTTACGTGAAGTACTTCAACGATTAGCACGTGATGGCTGGCTTAAGATTCAGCATGGTAAACCAACCCAAGTAAATAACTTTTGGGAAACATCAGGGCTAAATATTCTTGAGACTATTGCCGATCTTAATCCGGATGGTTTTCCGTTATTGGTCGATCAATTGTTATCAGCAAGGGCGAACGTCAGTGCGATTTATTTTCGTGGTGCTGTTCGAAATAACCCTGAAAAAGCGCAAGAAGTATTAGCCAAAATTCATGAGTTAGAAGAAACAGCTGAAGCGTATGCTGATTATGACTATGAATTACATCATGCTTTGGCTTTTTCATCCGGAAATCCACTTTATGTATTAATTCTTAACGGCTTTAAAGGCTTATACAGTCGTGTTGGTCGTTATTACTTTTCAAGCCAAGAAGCACGCACTATTGCGCTGGATTTTTATAAAGCGCTAGAAAAATTAGCTCAGGAAGGTAAATATACTGAAGTGCCTGCGCTGATGAAGTCCAACGGCATTAACAGTGGCATAATGTGGCAAAAGCTACGTGATGACATGCCTGCAGAAATTGCAAAAAACGATAAATAA
- the nhaB gene encoding sodium/proton antiporter NhaB: MPSTTGAAFFSNFLGNSPKWYKYAILSFLVINPLLFFLVSPFVAGWVLVIEFIFTLAMALKCYPLQPGGLLAIQAVMIGMTSPTQVLHEIEANLEVLLLLIFMVAGIYFMKQLLLFVFTKMITKVRSKIIVSMMFCVSSAFLSAFLDALTVIAVIIAVAVGFYSIYHKVASGKDFSCDKEHDHTSEEREQLNDEELEAFRGFLRNLLMHSGVGTALGGVCTMVGEPQNLIIAAQAHWQFSEFFLRMSPVTMPVFIAGITTCFLVEKFKLFSYGAQLPDAVHKILSDYSDYEDQNRTKADKVKLLVQALVGVWLVIGLAFHLASVGLIGLSVIILTTAFNGVTDEHALGKAFEEALPFTALLAVFFAVVGVIIDQHLFAPVIQWALSFEGNAQLVIFYIANGLLSMVSDNVFVGTVYINEVKAALINGQITRDQFDLLAVAINTGTNLPSVATPNGQAAFLFLLTSALAPLVRLSYGRMVWMALPYTIVLSIVGIIAIESGFLTDMTQYYYDNQIIIHHSAKDIGGISVGH, translated from the coding sequence ATGCCGTCAACCACTGGTGCTGCGTTTTTTAGTAACTTTTTGGGTAACTCCCCAAAATGGTACAAATACGCAATATTATCGTTTCTTGTAATAAATCCCCTTTTATTCTTTTTAGTCAGTCCGTTCGTTGCCGGGTGGGTATTAGTAATAGAATTTATTTTTACCTTAGCTATGGCATTGAAGTGCTACCCACTTCAGCCTGGTGGTTTACTAGCGATACAGGCAGTCATGATTGGCATGACTTCCCCAACACAGGTACTGCATGAGATAGAAGCAAACTTAGAAGTTTTATTGCTACTCATATTTATGGTTGCTGGTATTTACTTCATGAAGCAGTTGCTTCTTTTTGTATTCACCAAAATGATCACTAAAGTACGCTCTAAAATCATTGTTTCAATGATGTTTTGCGTATCTTCCGCTTTCCTTTCCGCATTTTTAGACGCTTTAACTGTTATTGCCGTCATCATTGCGGTCGCAGTCGGGTTCTACTCTATTTATCATAAAGTTGCCTCAGGCAAAGACTTTAGCTGTGACAAAGAGCATGATCATACTTCAGAAGAGCGTGAACAACTTAACGATGAAGAACTTGAAGCTTTCCGTGGTTTTCTACGTAACTTGCTGATGCATTCAGGTGTTGGTACAGCACTTGGTGGTGTATGTACTATGGTTGGTGAACCACAAAACTTGATCATTGCAGCGCAAGCGCACTGGCAGTTTAGTGAGTTTTTCCTTCGCATGTCACCAGTCACTATGCCTGTGTTTATTGCTGGTATTACAACCTGTTTCTTGGTCGAGAAATTTAAATTATTCAGCTATGGTGCACAATTACCAGATGCTGTTCATAAAATTCTAAGTGACTATTCAGATTACGAAGATCAAAATCGTACTAAAGCGGATAAAGTGAAGTTACTTGTTCAAGCATTGGTAGGGGTTTGGCTAGTTATTGGTCTTGCATTCCATTTAGCTTCTGTCGGACTGATTGGTTTATCTGTGATTATTTTAACCACAGCATTTAATGGCGTTACAGATGAACATGCATTGGGTAAAGCATTTGAAGAAGCCTTACCCTTTACAGCACTATTAGCCGTGTTTTTTGCTGTTGTCGGCGTAATCATTGACCAACACTTATTCGCGCCAGTGATTCAATGGGCATTAAGCTTTGAAGGAAACGCGCAACTTGTTATCTTCTATATTGCCAATGGATTACTGTCCATGGTGAGTGATAACGTCTTTGTCGGAACAGTTTATATTAACGAAGTTAAAGCCGCTCTTATCAATGGTCAAATCACCCGCGATCAATTTGACTTACTTGCCGTTGCAATTAACACAGGTACTAATCTACCTTCAGTGGCAACACCAAACGGCCAAGCCGCATTCTTGTTCTTATTAACGTCTGCATTAGCACCATTAGTTAGATTGTCATACGGCCGTATGGTTTGGATGGCTTTGCCTTATACGATTGTGTTATCTATCGTCGGTATTATTGCAATTGAATCAGGTTTCTTAACCGATATGACGCAATACTATTATGATAATCAAATCATTATTCACCATTCAGCCAAAGATATTGGTGGAATTTCGGTTGGACATTAA